CCGCGGACGACAAACGCCCTGCTGCTCGCTGGCGCGAGAAATCGTTAGTATCCATCTGCGAGGGGCGCGGTGCCCGCAAAAGAGGTCGGGCGTTTGGTGAACCCTGGGTCAGCGGACTGGTTTCGGCCGCCATTGCGGCACCACATTCGTGGGCGCTTTACGGAATGTGAACAGACGATGCTTAATGGATCGTTGCGGCGTGACAGTCGGGTCTGGCCGGAGGAACAGTGAGAGAGAACGAATTTCGAGCGTGGCTGATGGCCAAGGGCTATGCCGAGCATTCGGTAACCAGCGACATCAGCCGGATGCGCCGGGTCGAGGCGGCGATGCCCGACTATGGCTTGGTCGACCGGGATCTGGACCAGGCCTATGAACGCGACGCGATGGAGGCGCTGCTCGCGGCGCTGCGGCAATCGATCGACGATCTGCCGCACAATACGCCGCCTGCCGTGCTGGTTCCGCGTTCGAACAATTATGATGAGCGGTTGCGAACGGCCTTGCGGGGTGCGGAGGCCTATCGGGAATTTTGCCGGGGCGAGGCGGGGGAAGAGCAGGGAGACGCCGACCGGGTTCGCCGGCATGCGATGGAGCATTATTTTGCGCCGGCGCGCGGGGCGGGCGAGGCCATTGTGGAGATCCCCGTCCGCGAGATCAACGCCGCGCTCGAGCTCAAGAACCACTACAAGAATATCTGCCAGGCCCTTGCCGGTCCCAAGATGCAGGCGCTCGCCGATGTTCCGCCGCCGGTGCGGACGGGCAAGAACGACAGCCCGTTCACGATTTTCCGCTACACGCTGACCCGCTTCGACCGAAGCATGCTTGAGCGCCTGCGGAAGCTGTTCGTCGAGAAGCATCCCGACTTTCGGGATTTCGGCGACAGTGCAAGCTATGCATCGGCCGAGGATAACTACAAGCGCGCGCTTCTCATTCGCGCCGAAGAAATGATGGAGGAACATCGCTCGTCCGACGATGCGGTGCTTGGCGCTGCTCTGCTCGATCTCGCGTCGGGCAAGGCCGGGCTTGAGAGCAACCTGCTCGACTGGCGCGTGGCCAGGATGGTCGCCGATATCCGCGCGAGCGACCCGGGCGTGATGGAAGAGTCCGCTGGCAAGCTGGCGCGCGCGCCCGATGCGATCGCTGCGGTGACCGAATGCGCCGAGCGCATCTGGCCTCATCTCTGCGAGAAATGGACGACAAGCCGGCCTCTGGCGGAAAGCCGCACGATCCCCACGATGATCCGGGCCCTGGTCGATCCACGGGCGATGCTCGGCATTCGCTCGAGACCCACCGACAATGCCGCGCGGATGCTGATGGGCTCCCCCGCTTTTGGCGCCCAGCCTCTCGGTGCGGCGGAACTGGCGGCGGTGCTGGATCTGGCGAGGCGCATCTTCGCGATCATGGAGGAGGAATGGGGCTGGAGGCCGCGCGACCTGTGGGACGTGCAGGGCTTCATCTGGGAAACCTGCCAGGAGCGTTTGCCGCCCGTCGAGGAGAAACCGGCCGATCGGGCTGGAACGAGAAAGAGAATGACCATGCCGACCAACCTCATCCTCTACGGCCCTCCGGGGACGGGCAAGACCTATGAGACTGCGCGGGAGGCCGTGCGCCTGTGCGGTGAGGCGGTCCCGGAGGACCGTGACGAGCTGATGTCGCTTTATCGCGCACTGAGCCAGAAGGGCCGCATCGAGTTCGTCACCTTCCATCAGAATTTCAGCTACGAGGATTTCGTCGAAGGCCTGCGTCCCGTGTCGGGCGAGGGCGAGGATGGCGCCGATGCGCCCGCCGGCTTCAGCCTTCAGCCCCAGGACGGGATCTTCAAGCGGATCGCCGATGTTGCCGGGAGCAACCGCGGCAAGGTGGGGCAGGGCGACCGGGCCGTAATCGATCGCAGCCGCAAGGTGTTCAAGATGTCGCTCGGCCGGAGCTGGTCGTCACGTGACGACCTCATCTACCAGGAAGCCATTCGCGAGGGCTATGTGGTCCTCGGCTGGGGCGGCGACGTCGACTGGTCCGATCCGCGCTACGATCAATGGGACGCGATCAAGGAGCGGTGGCGGCAGGATCATCCCGACGCCAGCGGCAACGACCCGAACATGTCGCAGATGTTCACCTTCCGCATCAACATGGAGATCGGATCGCTGGTCGTCGTCTCCGACGGCAACCGCAAGTTCCGTGCGATCGGCGAAGTCACCGGACCCTATCGGTTCGTGCCCGGCGTGAACGGCGAATACAACCATCGCCGGGCGGTTCGCTGGCTCTGGCACAGCGACGAAAGCCTGCCCCGCGAGCAGGTCTACAATAAGGAGCTGAGCCAGGTCTCGGTCTACCAGATGGACAGCCGTCATGTGAATTGGGACGGTCTTGAACAGACGGTGGCGACCGGCGACGACGGGAGCGGGACGGGGACGCCCGAAGGCCATGTCCTGATCATCGACGAGATCAACCGCGCCAACATCTCCAAGGTGTTCGGAGAGCTGATCACGCTGATCGAACCCGACAAGCGGCTCGGCATGGGCAATGGCCTGACCGTCCGCCTGCCTTACTCCAAGGCCCCGTTCGGGGTGCCGGCCAACCTGCACATCCTTGGCACGATGAACACGGCGGACCGGTCCATCGCCTTGCTCGACACCGCGCTGCGTCGGCGCTTCACCTTCCGGGAGGTCGCGCCAGACCCCGAACTGCTCGTGGACGCGGAGGGGCGTTCCGCCGTGCCGCTTCGGGAGGCTCTCGAAACCATCAACGAGCGGATCGAATATCTGGTCGATCGCGAGCATCGCATCGGCCACGCCTTCTTCATGCATTGCGCGTCGCGCACCGATGTCGACGCGGTCATGCGCGACAAGATCATTCCATTGCTCCAGGAGTATTTCTTCGAGGACTGGGGACGGATCCATGCGGTGCTCGGGAGTGGCTTCATCGGTCAGCGCGTGCTGAAGGCGCCGCCGGGAATCGACGGGCTGGAGCGCAAGAGCTGGTTCGTGCGCGTGCCCTTCGCAGACGATGCCTATGAGGCGCTGGTCGGGAAGGTTGCCGCGGCACAGGACGGCGTGGCCGATAATCCGGCACCGCAAACGGCGTGACGCATCTTGCGGTTCCCGAATGGGGCCGGGCGCCGGTTGGCCCGCAAGGTTTCTCCGTCGCGCAGGCCGAGGCGCTTGTCGCCGCGGCGAGGGGGCATCCGCTTGGCGGCGCGGATGGATCGGGGATCGTCTCCGACCATCGTCATTACCTGCAGGCCCGCCAGATGGTCGGAGTGCTTGCCGCGCCGGGATGCAGCCTCGAAATCCTGCCCAAGGTCGATCCCGACGCGCCGCACGAGGACATGCCCACGGTCCGCCGGCGGCTGGTCGCGCTCCTCGACCTCGCCCTGGGTCTCGACATCGGCGCCGGCGCCGCGACGGCGATGGGGTGGGGGGCCGGGAATCTGCTCGAGATTCTCATCAGGATATTCGCCGACCGGCTCCTTGTCGAAACCCGGCGAGGCCTCCCGCGGCGCTATCTGCCGCATGAGGACGATCTGTCGGCGTTGCGGGGGCGTCTCGATGTCACCCGGCAGTTCACGCATCATGCGGTCCGGCCCGATCGGCTCGCCTGCCGGTACGATCAGCTCTCGAGCGATCTTCCGCTGCTGCAGGTCATGAAAGCGGCCGTGCTTGCGCTGCGCCGGCTGAGCCGCGCGCCCGACACCCAGCGGCTGCTGGATGAGCTTCGTTTCGTGCTCGCCGGCGTCTCCGATATCCCCCTGTCGTCATTGCCGTGGGATCGGGTCAGTATAGATCGGACCAACCGGCGCTGGGAGAGCCTGTTCGCCCTCGCCCGTCTGCTTGTGAGGCGCGACTGGCAATCGACCTCGGCGAGCGCCGGCGGCGGGGAGGGTGTTGCGCTGCTGTTCGCGATGAACGACCTGTTCGAAGCTGCGGTCGCCGCGCTGCTTCGCCAGGATCTTGCCGGCAGCGGCATCGATGTCGTCGCGCAGGGCGGCCTGCGCTATTGCCTGGGCGACTGGCGTGGGGACGAGGATTGCACGGGGCACCTGTTCCAGACGCGGCCCGACATCCTGCTGCGCCGGGACGGCGAGGTGGTGGCCATCGTCGATACCAAGTGGAAGTCTCTGAGCGGAGATCCGCTCGATCGCCGCAAGGGCGTCGGCCAGGCCGATGTCTACCAGATGATGGCCTATGCGCGGCTCTACCGCTGCGACCGCCTGATGCTCCTCTATCCCGCGCGTCCGGGATCGGGAGGCGCCGTGGTGCGGGAGTTCGGTATGGATGGCGGCAGGGAATTACTCGTGTTGGGGCAGGTCGATATGTCGGGCAGCCTGGATGACGCACGAACCGGGCTTTCCGGGTTGGTTGCTGGGATGCTTTCGCCTTTGGCGACGTGACCATCGGCGCCGTCACAAATCTGGTCGGGCTTGCGTCAGTGTACTCCTTCGATGGGGCTGGCGGACTTGCACAGCTTGGCAGGCTTGGTGGACGGCCTGTGATCTGCTGATCGGTGAAACTGACGACAGGCAGGCAATGGCGCGATAGGGTGGCCACGAGGAGGGACAATGTTTCATGGAAATGTCAGCCTAGCACTACTTTGGCAGAATTGCAGGATGTGCAGTTGCCAGGCATCCTCCGCAATGAGGGCAATGGCGCGGCGGCGCGCGCGATAAGCGGTCAAGGATAGCTTGGCGTACAGCCGGTAGGCTCGGCTGAGGGGGCGGACCGGAGACTCTTTTTTTTCCGCCCCGTCTGAGCGAGCCTTCGTGTTTGCAGGAAGGCATAGGCGATCATTGTCATGAGCGCATGGCGATGCAGCCCGGTCCACGAGCGGCCCTCGAAATGGTCGAGACCAAGTTCTTCCTTGAGTTGCTGATGCGCCTGTTCGCAGACCCAGCGCGCCTTGATGGCGCCGGCGACATCTTTGGCTGGCGTGTCGGCGGGAAGGTTGGAAAGATAGTATTTTCGCTCGCCGCTGGAGCGATGCTCGCCCACCAGCCAAGCCTCTTCGCCTGGCATGTGCTGTGCGCCAGCAGCACCGATCCGCTGTGGCGCGCCATCAGCGATCCGCACGCGCATGACAGCGAAGCGGGCGCTCAGACGGCCTTTGGTTCCGCGGCGCCAACTGATCTTCCGCCACTTCGCCTCCTCCAGCATGGTATGGGCGGCCAGGGATTTGACGTCGGGTACGTGCCGGACACGCGGTCGTCCACGTCCCGCCACCGGGAAGATCAACTGCACGTCTGAGGGATAGACCTTCTGGTGGCGGGGGATGCCGACCGCCCAGCAGAGGCCCCGTGCGCTGAGCGCCTGCCGGAACGGTGCGGACAGGCCATAACCGGCATCGGCCAGGACGCAGCCAAAGCGCACGCCGGCAGCGATGATGCGGTCGATCTCCTCAATCGCGATGTCAGGCTTTGTGCGATAGGCCCGAAATGCTTCGGGCACAGCCGCCTTGGCCAT
This genomic window from Caenibius tardaugens NBRC 16725 contains:
- a CDS encoding AAA family ATPase; translation: MAKGYAEHSVTSDISRMRRVEAAMPDYGLVDRDLDQAYERDAMEALLAALRQSIDDLPHNTPPAVLVPRSNNYDERLRTALRGAEAYREFCRGEAGEEQGDADRVRRHAMEHYFAPARGAGEAIVEIPVREINAALELKNHYKNICQALAGPKMQALADVPPPVRTGKNDSPFTIFRYTLTRFDRSMLERLRKLFVEKHPDFRDFGDSASYASAEDNYKRALLIRAEEMMEEHRSSDDAVLGAALLDLASGKAGLESNLLDWRVARMVADIRASDPGVMEESAGKLARAPDAIAAVTECAERIWPHLCEKWTTSRPLAESRTIPTMIRALVDPRAMLGIRSRPTDNAARMLMGSPAFGAQPLGAAELAAVLDLARRIFAIMEEEWGWRPRDLWDVQGFIWETCQERLPPVEEKPADRAGTRKRMTMPTNLILYGPPGTGKTYETAREAVRLCGEAVPEDRDELMSLYRALSQKGRIEFVTFHQNFSYEDFVEGLRPVSGEGEDGADAPAGFSLQPQDGIFKRIADVAGSNRGKVGQGDRAVIDRSRKVFKMSLGRSWSSRDDLIYQEAIREGYVVLGWGGDVDWSDPRYDQWDAIKERWRQDHPDASGNDPNMSQMFTFRINMEIGSLVVVSDGNRKFRAIGEVTGPYRFVPGVNGEYNHRRAVRWLWHSDESLPREQVYNKELSQVSVYQMDSRHVNWDGLEQTVATGDDGSGTGTPEGHVLIIDEINRANISKVFGELITLIEPDKRLGMGNGLTVRLPYSKAPFGVPANLHILGTMNTADRSIALLDTALRRRFTFREVAPDPELLVDAEGRSAVPLREALETINERIEYLVDREHRIGHAFFMHCASRTDVDAVMRDKIIPLLQEYFFEDWGRIHAVLGSGFIGQRVLKAPPGIDGLERKSWFVRVPFADDAYEALVGKVAAAQDGVADNPAPQTA
- a CDS encoding McrC family protein, with the translated sequence MTHLAVPEWGRAPVGPQGFSVAQAEALVAAARGHPLGGADGSGIVSDHRHYLQARQMVGVLAAPGCSLEILPKVDPDAPHEDMPTVRRRLVALLDLALGLDIGAGAATAMGWGAGNLLEILIRIFADRLLVETRRGLPRRYLPHEDDLSALRGRLDVTRQFTHHAVRPDRLACRYDQLSSDLPLLQVMKAAVLALRRLSRAPDTQRLLDELRFVLAGVSDIPLSSLPWDRVSIDRTNRRWESLFALARLLVRRDWQSTSASAGGGEGVALLFAMNDLFEAAVAALLRQDLAGSGIDVVAQGGLRYCLGDWRGDEDCTGHLFQTRPDILLRRDGEVVAIVDTKWKSLSGDPLDRRKGVGQADVYQMMAYARLYRCDRLMLLYPARPGSGGAVVREFGMDGGRELLVLGQVDMSGSLDDARTGLSGLVAGMLSPLAT
- a CDS encoding IS701 family transposase encodes the protein MEEDWRRDLEQWLEPYLQALANKTRRRMCPAYIAGLIGPGDRKSIQPMAARIDALSYDRLHHFVGAGIWDSAPLEATLWRQADELVGGDKAWLIIDDTALPKKGKASVGVAPQYATVLGKNANCQTLVSVTLASGEVPVMLGLRLFLPESWTSDTARMAKAAVPEAFRAYRTKPDIAIEEIDRIIAAGVRFGCVLADAGYGLSAPFRQALSARGLCWAVGIPRHQKVYPSDVQLIFPVAGRGRPRVRHVPDVKSLAAHTMLEEAKWRKISWRRGTKGRLSARFAVMRVRIADGAPQRIGAAGAQHMPGEEAWLVGEHRSSGERKYYLSNLPADTPAKDVAGAIKARWVCEQAHQQLKEELGLDHFEGRSWTGLHRHALMTMIAYAFLQTRRLAQTGRKKKSLRSAPSAEPTGCTPSYP